In Trichormus variabilis 0441, a single genomic region encodes these proteins:
- a CDS encoding sacsin N-terminal ATP-binding-like domain-containing protein codes for MRELGEDSTGFLYPPAAIQIKTLLKERYKQGFPIIKEIIQNANDGGAKRLDIGVSSGFDTASHPLLQCPALFFINDGSFRDEDAQAIRYFGIDLNAKDSAKIGKFGLGQKSIFHLCEAFFYIASSELLRGDPYRFQFINPWANPTDPKQPKWKQLTVKDKEIVENYLSNQALLGKQYFILWIPLRRKEADNNRCIVDNYYDERLIEKDFPKNMGEKITTLLPMLRSLREVHYWLPNDAGQLQEEFHVYLDAKAECCSYPKSEKPDRKDIPKMQRPLFGCISLRNRNAQTIITNYAGWEAILAANQFHQLLPSPPTTLDDIKKSTHWPKPYTKDQEGNIENQPDKAVPHCAVVFSRTPVQGEGSLNLQWAVFLPLVDEQSDVTEFQNCKCDGNWNYTLLLHGYFFPDSGRRYVEVLKDICEDRICWKLPENENDMIRQWNAILATVGTLYNLLPALNKFCRRHQLEREDIANLCASLRETKIFKSTTCQEYIYTDDFWVYQLQPEQYDWQLVKRTQKFLPLPSISEEIWSAFPELCRCAKEYCLVLSDTPNLFTSCKPDNWEESDIQAILKSLNLKNVFEQVECIDFLVNLLKLFSNSLTEKIQNCLKAVLLKVFINLELMSLTHLKDSLKKVINLIDESNWFELPCNDTQILRIIQNQVNILILPMDFAPQRKTEPKISGHDAGLIVSYLVRHSKTDIQQNETLILQIIKAIPKQEMVIFREYTKDLKFVSVFNCRSNISEVYTPSNLVNLQQQGLLFLNLSDSRKIAAALQAALKNKTIILVNNTIANNFLEEEIRGCNHSACLSLIKQKPELSNIEDRAKLLEELL; via the coding sequence ATGAGAGAGCTAGGTGAAGACAGCACAGGTTTTTTGTATCCCCCAGCAGCTATACAAATTAAAACCTTACTCAAAGAACGTTACAAACAAGGTTTTCCCATCATCAAAGAAATCATTCAAAATGCGAATGATGGTGGCGCTAAAAGGCTGGATATTGGAGTATCTAGTGGTTTTGACACTGCAAGTCATCCTCTGCTGCAATGTCCTGCCTTATTTTTTATTAATGATGGTAGTTTTCGTGATGAAGATGCTCAAGCAATTCGCTACTTTGGAATAGATTTAAACGCTAAAGATTCCGCTAAAATTGGAAAATTTGGACTTGGACAGAAAAGCATATTTCACCTTTGTGAAGCTTTTTTTTATATTGCTAGTTCAGAATTGCTTAGAGGTGATCCTTATCGGTTCCAATTTATTAATCCTTGGGCAAATCCTACCGATCCAAAACAACCTAAATGGAAACAACTAACAGTAAAAGATAAAGAAATTGTAGAGAATTATTTGAGTAATCAAGCTTTACTAGGTAAACAGTATTTCATTCTTTGGATACCATTACGACGAAAAGAAGCTGATAATAATCGCTGTATTGTAGATAACTATTATGATGAGCGTCTGATCGAAAAAGACTTTCCTAAGAATATGGGTGAGAAAATTACTACATTATTACCTATGTTGCGATCGCTTCGAGAAGTTCACTATTGGCTACCTAATGATGCAGGGCAATTGCAAGAAGAATTCCATGTTTATTTAGATGCAAAAGCGGAATGCTGTTCTTATCCGAAGTCCGAGAAGCCAGACCGGAAAGACATTCCGAAGATGCAAAGACCGCTATTTGGCTGTATTTCTCTAAGAAATCGAAATGCCCAAACCATTATTACTAATTATGCAGGTTGGGAGGCTATTTTAGCAGCCAATCAATTTCATCAATTGTTACCTTCTCCTCCCACAACACTAGATGACATCAAAAAGTCCACACATTGGCCAAAGCCATATACAAAAGATCAAGAAGGAAATATAGAGAATCAACCCGATAAAGCAGTCCCCCATTGTGCAGTTGTCTTTTCTCGAACTCCGGTGCAAGGAGAAGGAAGTTTAAACCTTCAATGGGCGGTTTTCCTACCACTTGTAGATGAACAGTCAGATGTTACCGAATTTCAAAATTGTAAATGTGATGGTAATTGGAACTATACGCTTCTGCTTCATGGTTATTTCTTTCCTGATTCTGGACGGCGTTATGTTGAGGTATTAAAGGATATTTGCGAGGATAGAATTTGTTGGAAACTTCCCGAAAATGAGAACGACATGATTAGACAGTGGAATGCTATTCTTGCTACTGTTGGCACTTTATATAATCTTTTACCTGCTTTAAATAAATTTTGTAGACGACATCAACTTGAACGAGAGGATATTGCAAATCTTTGTGCTTCATTGAGAGAAACCAAAATATTTAAATCCACAACTTGTCAAGAATATATTTATACTGACGATTTCTGGGTTTATCAACTTCAGCCAGAACAATATGACTGGCAGTTAGTGAAGAGAACACAAAAGTTTTTGCCATTACCAAGCATCTCAGAGGAAATATGGTCAGCATTTCCAGAACTATGCAGATGTGCTAAAGAATATTGTCTTGTGTTGTCAGATACCCCTAATCTATTTACGTCTTGCAAGCCAGATAATTGGGAGGAATCAGACATTCAAGCAATACTAAAATCTCTTAATCTAAAAAATGTATTTGAGCAAGTTGAATGTATAGATTTTTTGGTTAACTTACTGAAATTATTTTCAAATTCTCTGACTGAGAAAATACAGAATTGCTTAAAGGCTGTTCTTCTAAAGGTATTTATTAATTTAGAACTAATGAGTCTTACACATTTGAAAGACTCTCTAAAAAAAGTTATTAATCTTATCGATGAGTCAAATTGGTTTGAACTCCCATGTAATGATACACAAATATTACGGATTATCCAAAATCAGGTTAATATTTTGATTCTTCCAATGGATTTTGCTCCACAGCGAAAAACAGAACCTAAAATTTCTGGACATGATGCAGGATTAATAGTTTCTTACTTGGTAAGACATTCAAAAACTGATATTCAACAGAACGAAACACTTATTCTACAAATTATTAAAGCTATTCCTAAACAGGAAATGGTTATATTTCGAGAATATACTAAAGACTTAAAATTTGTTTCTGTATTTAACTGCCGCAGTAATATTTCTGAGGTTTATACTCCCTCAAACCTTGTAAATCTACAACAACAAGGATTACTATTTTTGAATTTATCGGACAGTAGAAAAATTGCTGCTGCCCTACAAGCGGCCTTGAAAAACAAGACAATTATTTTAGTTAATAATACAATTGCCAACAATTTTCTAGAGGAAGAAATACGGGGGTGCAATCACTCTGCTTGTCTAAGTTTGATTAAACAAAAGCCAGAACTATCTAATATAGAAGATCGTGCAAAATTACTGGAGGAACTACTCTAA
- a CDS encoding DEAD/DEAH box helicase: protein MDIEFKQGNSVSHPKHGNGQVRTDEGTTVIVRFEHGLEECPREELTRLSSLEEAINSLKSHNSLEVIARVQALAIRSVNDVWGIFSLARIALLPHQLWVCRRVVQELPARCLVADDVGLGKTIEAGLILWTLLSKGAVKRILIVCPASLVEQWQHRLRVMFDIRCTRYITEADTLKSDFWNTHHQVIASLPTLRKNSGDRHKRLFDAEPWDLLIVDEAHHLNADEQSGPTLGYSFIDKLVNRYKKVRSVVFFSGTPHRGKNYEFFSLLKLLREDLFHPKKLLKEQLQSLRSVMIRNNKQSVTDMKGNKLFLPLQVRSEIYDYSPEESLFYEQLTEFILTGKAYASGLDDFNQRAVMLILICMQKLASSSVAAIRRALEGRLRRIDNNRKQLDKVKQRKQELEQEFNDLEDEEKLNSDEINRLEERILELTEMIRLMEDEEPRLRELVQAASAIREETKIQKILDVVANQFTDRQVLFFTEYKATQSLLMSALVAQYGDRCVTFINGDELAEGVISASNQFISLREKRENAAEKFNKGEVRFLISTEAGGEGIDLQENCYSLIHVDLPWNPMRLHQRVGRLNRYGQKRAVEVITLRNPQTVETLIWDKLNRKIDNIMQSLQQVMDEPEDLLQLVLGMTSPKLFREIFSEADRHHEDLNQWFDSKTAKFGGKDAIATVQEIVGSCDKFDFQQVSPLLPQLDLPDLQSFFLTMLQLNKRRIKFTDEGFSFITPDTWRTESAIQREYEEVHFNRYRGDKNPAHHLLGVGHKLFNAALSEATSFTACVTVLPCIKQPLFIFLIIDRVTGIQSNVRQAVVGVSIDLFKQATIVKDWELIATLNQYLPELKKMSESSNACQLNANEISRLLADAEQFLENNLNGLNLPFKVPAIQAISVILPAKEAI, encoded by the coding sequence ATGGATATCGAATTCAAGCAAGGCAATAGTGTATCTCATCCCAAACACGGCAATGGTCAGGTAAGAACTGATGAAGGAACTACGGTTATTGTCCGTTTTGAGCATGGTTTGGAAGAATGTCCTAGAGAAGAACTCACTCGTCTCTCTTCACTGGAAGAAGCTATCAATTCCCTAAAGTCGCATAATTCGCTTGAGGTGATTGCTCGCGTGCAAGCATTGGCAATACGCTCGGTTAATGATGTTTGGGGTATATTTTCTCTGGCACGGATTGCTCTACTACCCCATCAACTATGGGTCTGTCGTCGGGTTGTTCAGGAACTACCAGCCCGTTGCTTGGTTGCTGATGATGTTGGGCTGGGGAAAACTATTGAGGCAGGTCTTATTCTTTGGACACTTTTGAGTAAGGGAGCAGTGAAGCGTATCTTAATTGTCTGCCCTGCTTCTCTTGTTGAGCAGTGGCAACACCGACTGCGGGTGATGTTTGATATTCGCTGTACACGATACATAACTGAAGCAGATACATTGAAAAGCGATTTCTGGAACACGCATCATCAGGTAATTGCTTCATTGCCTACACTCCGCAAGAATAGCGGCGATCGCCATAAACGTCTATTTGATGCAGAACCTTGGGACTTACTAATTGTTGATGAGGCACACCATCTTAATGCTGATGAACAAAGTGGGCCGACCCTTGGATATAGTTTTATAGATAAGTTGGTTAACAGGTATAAAAAAGTCCGTTCAGTTGTGTTTTTTTCGGGAACACCGCATCGCGGCAAAAACTATGAGTTTTTCTCTCTACTTAAGCTTTTACGAGAAGACCTGTTCCATCCCAAAAAACTTTTGAAGGAGCAATTGCAATCGCTGCGAAGTGTAATGATTCGCAACAACAAGCAGTCTGTTACAGATATGAAGGGGAATAAATTATTTCTACCTCTACAGGTGCGATCGGAAATTTACGATTATTCGCCTGAAGAGTCACTGTTCTACGAACAGCTAACTGAGTTTATCCTGACAGGAAAAGCTTATGCTTCTGGACTTGATGATTTTAACCAACGGGCAGTCATGTTGATTTTGATTTGTATGCAAAAGCTTGCTTCTAGCTCAGTAGCAGCAATTCGCAGAGCATTAGAAGGTCGCTTAAGACGAATTGATAACAACCGGAAGCAACTCGATAAGGTGAAACAACGAAAACAGGAGTTAGAGCAAGAATTCAATGACCTTGAGGACGAGGAAAAACTCAATAGTGACGAAATTAATCGTTTGGAAGAACGGATTCTGGAATTAACAGAAATGATCCGACTCATGGAAGATGAGGAACCTCGTCTGAGAGAACTTGTACAAGCTGCCAGTGCCATCAGGGAAGAAACAAAAATTCAGAAAATTCTGGATGTGGTTGCCAATCAGTTTACTGACCGCCAAGTGCTTTTTTTCACAGAGTATAAAGCAACGCAATCATTACTAATGTCTGCGTTGGTTGCTCAATATGGCGATCGGTGCGTTACTTTTATTAATGGTGACGAACTTGCAGAGGGAGTTATTAGCGCATCTAATCAATTTATAAGTCTGCGAGAGAAACGCGAAAATGCTGCCGAAAAATTTAACAAGGGAGAGGTCAGATTTCTTATTTCCACTGAGGCTGGTGGTGAAGGTATCGACTTGCAAGAAAATTGTTATTCTCTGATTCATGTAGACTTGCCTTGGAATCCTATGCGTCTACACCAACGAGTTGGCCGCTTGAATCGTTACGGGCAAAAACGAGCAGTAGAAGTAATTACACTACGTAACCCCCAGACTGTAGAAACCCTAATTTGGGACAAACTCAATCGCAAGATTGATAACATCATGCAATCTCTACAGCAAGTAATGGATGAACCAGAAGATTTGCTACAACTTGTTCTGGGGATGACATCACCAAAGTTATTTCGAGAAATTTTTAGCGAAGCTGACAGACATCATGAAGATTTAAATCAATGGTTCGATAGCAAAACTGCTAAATTTGGTGGAAAAGATGCGATCGCTACTGTACAGGAAATTGTTGGGAGCTGCGATAAATTTGACTTTCAACAAGTTTCTCCTTTACTACCACAACTTGATTTACCCGATTTACAATCATTTTTTTTGACAATGTTGCAACTGAATAAGCGACGAATAAAATTTACAGATGAAGGCTTCTCATTTATAACACCTGATACTTGGCGTACTGAATCAGCAATTCAAAGAGAGTACGAAGAGGTACACTTTAATCGTTATCGAGGTGATAAAAATCCTGCACATCATTTGCTTGGCGTTGGTCACAAACTGTTTAATGCAGCTTTGTCAGAAGCTACGAGTTTTACTGCTTGTGTAACTGTCTTACCTTGTATAAAACAACCTTTATTTATCTTTTTGATTATTGACCGCGTGACTGGTATCCAGTCTAATGTACGGCAAGCTGTTGTAGGGGTAAGCATAGATTTATTCAAGCAAGCAACTATTGTGAAAGATTGGGAACTAATAGCCACATTAAATCAATACTTACCAGAATTAAAGAAAATGTCTGAATCTTCTAATGCTTGTCAACTAAACGCGAATGAAATTAGTCGATTGCTAGCCGATGCAGAACAGTTTTTAGAAAATAATTTGAATGGCTTAAATCTTCCTTTCAAAGTGCCAGCTATTCAAGCAATCAGCGTAATTCTTCCAGCCAAGGAAGCAATTTAA
- a CDS encoding DNA cytosine methyltransferase → MNSTATNKKIAISLFSGVGGFDLGFEAAGFEIAIAIDNNPIVLATYQHNFPHATVLCKDIREVTAQEIRACIQAKYVDWDGEIHTVFGGPPCQGFSVAGLQNVEDERNSLVGEFVRLVLELNPLAAIMENVPGIENQKFGCITANLQAVLEEHYFLSKWNLTASDYGVPQARKRVFFVASKFGEIIPPEHQPQHTVRDAIADLLPVPLLPKQNTQEWHPDWVKGEYAKYLEKIFPNFGIVTNIETGFAATTHTPEVIQQFINTPPGAREAKSKSKKLQWDGFCVTLRAGSGNRTALRPLHPEQPRVISVREAARLHSYPDWFNFSEAILHAQREIGNSVPPLLAYAVGMQVKEHLECNINYQIKCQNRHFCQFLTIYCNFKNIFIFVNEMLSLSGLRKISKERSPPFSKR, encoded by the coding sequence ATGAACTCAACAGCAACAAACAAAAAAATAGCTATTAGCCTATTCTCCGGGGTGGGTGGATTTGATTTGGGATTTGAAGCAGCAGGATTTGAAATCGCGATCGCCATTGATAATAATCCCATCGTCCTAGCAACATACCAACATAATTTCCCGCACGCCACAGTCTTGTGCAAAGACATTCGGGAGGTGACGGCGCAAGAAATACGTGCCTGTATTCAGGCGAAGTATGTAGATTGGGACGGGGAAATTCATACCGTTTTTGGTGGCCCACCATGCCAAGGATTTAGCGTTGCTGGACTGCAAAATGTTGAGGATGAGAGAAACTCGTTGGTGGGGGAGTTTGTTCGCCTGGTGTTGGAACTCAATCCTCTTGCGGCAATCATGGAGAATGTGCCAGGGATTGAGAATCAGAAGTTTGGCTGCATTACTGCTAACCTCCAAGCAGTGCTAGAAGAACATTATTTTCTCTCAAAGTGGAACCTCACCGCTTCAGATTACGGAGTTCCGCAAGCTAGAAAAAGGGTGTTTTTTGTTGCATCTAAGTTTGGAGAAATTATACCGCCGGAGCATCAACCTCAACATACAGTTAGAGATGCGATCGCGGACTTGTTGCCAGTCCCCCTACTCCCCAAGCAAAACACTCAAGAATGGCATCCAGATTGGGTGAAGGGAGAATATGCTAAGTATCTTGAAAAAATATTCCCAAATTTTGGTATAGTAACTAACATTGAGACGGGATTCGCAGCGACAACACATACACCAGAAGTAATTCAGCAATTCATCAACACTCCCCCAGGTGCAAGGGAAGCTAAATCCAAATCAAAGAAGCTGCAATGGGATGGATTCTGCGTGACGTTAAGAGCGGGGAGTGGCAACCGCACTGCATTGCGTCCCCTGCATCCAGAACAGCCACGAGTTATCTCAGTTAGAGAAGCTGCTCGTTTGCACAGCTACCCCGATTGGTTTAATTTTAGTGAGGCAATACTCCACGCCCAAAGAGAAATCGGAAATTCGGTACCCCCATTGCTTGCATATGCTGTGGGAATGCAAGTTAAAGAACATCTAGAATGCAATATCAATTATCAGATTAAGTGCCAAAATAGGCATTTTTGCCAATTTTTAACAATTTATTGCAATTTTAAGAATATATTTATTTTTGTGAATGAAATGCTGTCTTTAAGCGGGTTAAGGAAAATCAGCAAAGAGCGATCGCCTCCTTTCAGCAAGAGGTAG
- a CDS encoding helix-turn-helix transcriptional regulator, with protein MKQLRERLNLRTVDVASKVGVGESSVRNWEKGRTIPKLRIDQTAALCKLYGCSIEELDQAVKESIANASQYQD; from the coding sequence ATGAAGCAGTTAAGAGAGCGGTTAAATCTCAGAACCGTCGATGTAGCTAGTAAAGTTGGTGTTGGAGAATCTTCTGTACGCAATTGGGAGAAAGGGCGTACTATACCAAAACTAAGAATTGATCAGACAGCAGCATTATGTAAGCTTTATGGATGTTCAATTGAGGAATTAGACCAAGCAGTTAAGGAATCCATAGCTAATGCTTCACAATACCAAGATTGA
- the drmC gene encoding DISARM system phospholipase D-like protein DrmC encodes MTAFLQLSRPVLLSLATAFETGRLHPPFSISTIKTYVPEILSNGVVEELNRLNAMGATPEHIAYTLRLLAAERSASQEIHDRVELVWTGQEVVGSQSRATSVVVRELFSTAKSSILISSFAVDKGKKAQALFGVLASRMDANPEINVRMFLNVKRSHNNKLPESTLLKEFADTFRQEIWTGQRLPEVFYDPRSLAPGAGTKACLHAKCVVVDEERLLVTSANFTEAAHERNIEAGVLIDDPVAAKGMRSQFETLVAKNILRRVPGIQ; translated from the coding sequence ATGACAGCGTTTCTCCAACTGAGCCGACCAGTTTTGCTCAGTTTGGCTACAGCCTTTGAAACAGGAAGGCTTCATCCACCCTTTAGCATCTCAACTATTAAAACCTACGTCCCAGAAATTCTCAGTAACGGTGTTGTTGAGGAACTCAATCGACTTAACGCAATGGGTGCTACTCCTGAACACATAGCTTACACATTGCGTCTACTAGCAGCAGAACGGTCAGCATCTCAGGAAATACACGACAGAGTAGAGTTGGTTTGGACAGGACAGGAGGTTGTGGGTTCCCAAAGCCGCGCTACTAGCGTTGTCGTGCGCGAGTTATTCAGCACGGCCAAAAGTAGCATCCTCATTTCTAGTTTTGCTGTTGACAAAGGGAAAAAAGCACAAGCTTTGTTTGGTGTACTGGCTTCCCGGATGGATGCAAATCCAGAGATAAATGTCAGGATGTTCCTTAATGTGAAGCGATCGCACAACAATAAATTACCAGAGTCAACGCTTTTGAAAGAGTTTGCAGACACATTCCGTCAAGAAATCTGGACGGGACAACGCTTACCAGAAGTGTTTTATGACCCCCGTTCCCTCGCCCCAGGTGCAGGTACAAAAGCCTGTCTTCATGCAAAATGCGTTGTTGTAGATGAAGAACGCCTGCTTGTAACTTCAGCCAACTTTACTGAAGCCGCCCACGAACGCAATATTGAAGCTGGTGTACTAATTGATGACCCTGTAGCTGCTAAAGGAATGCGATCGCAGTTTGAAACTTTAGTGGCAAAAAATATACTACGTCGAGTACCGGGAATTCAATGA
- the drmB gene encoding DUF1998 domain-containing protein, producing MKSKSKRKPSGEIRQSQIISTFGPGAMVDLPNYSVIIGGLNHWRGNRRRIYEDRLAARVAEILDVRDIAMYAPPTDEQDPAAARSGISAFTFPTWFVAQVEETWTSPNAKEYRTRPLIPWGSLVKGKYLSDTKKKIPVVPVRFVQACVNGHISDIHWYRFVHSNSDTSKCRGQLWLDERGSGNDFVDIFVRCQACGARRPLSDATVPNGKILDQCLGHRPWLGPKAFEPCVSRVTGKPEYNRLLVRAASNTYFSQVLSVISLPDSDEALRTAVNLVYEDFLQYAESSDDVKRERRKQKVANALEGFSDEAVWAEIRRKQSGQGDQGKSIKQVEIETLLSSPEEMGEDAPDGDFYARARKLTALPSLLSSRIHRIILVHRLREVIAQVGFTRFEPAMPDIDGELALDVRRAALDIEPSWVPAIENRGEGVFISFQKQAIENWVKQPAVQKRGLELLRGFEVWQKRKALPEAKFPGLPYIMLHSLSHLLITAVSLECGYAASSIRERIYVGDTGYGILLYTGSPGSEGTLGGLVQIGKRIEYHLTAALELGKLCSNDPVCAQHQPDNVQEERFLHGAACHGCLLIAESSCERGNEFLDRALVVATVEGLGAEFFLNQELS from the coding sequence ATGAAGTCGAAAAGCAAACGCAAGCCTTCAGGAGAAATACGGCAAAGCCAAATTATCTCCACCTTTGGCCCCGGCGCAATGGTGGACTTACCAAATTACTCAGTCATCATCGGCGGACTCAACCACTGGCGGGGTAATAGACGGCGAATTTACGAAGACCGCCTTGCAGCGAGGGTTGCCGAGATTTTGGATGTCAGAGACATTGCTATGTATGCACCACCTACAGACGAGCAAGACCCAGCCGCCGCCAGAAGTGGAATTTCAGCTTTTACCTTCCCCACTTGGTTTGTCGCCCAAGTAGAAGAAACTTGGACTTCCCCTAACGCCAAAGAATACCGTACTCGTCCTCTGATTCCTTGGGGTAGTCTAGTTAAAGGTAAATATCTCAGCGATACCAAAAAGAAAATCCCAGTTGTCCCCGTTCGCTTTGTCCAAGCCTGTGTTAACGGACACATCAGTGATATCCACTGGTATCGCTTTGTCCACAGCAATAGCGATACCAGTAAATGCCGGGGTCAACTTTGGCTTGACGAACGTGGTTCTGGCAACGATTTCGTAGATATCTTCGTTCGCTGTCAAGCCTGCGGCGCTCGTCGTCCCCTCTCCGATGCCACAGTACCCAATGGCAAAATTTTGGATCAATGTCTGGGGCATCGTCCTTGGCTAGGGCCAAAAGCTTTTGAACCTTGCGTTTCCCGCGTCACTGGTAAACCAGAGTACAACCGACTGCTAGTAAGAGCTGCAAGTAATACTTACTTTTCTCAAGTTTTGAGTGTTATCTCCCTCCCAGACTCAGATGAAGCCCTGCGAACAGCAGTTAATTTAGTCTATGAAGACTTTCTTCAGTATGCAGAAAGCTCAGATGATGTCAAAAGAGAACGCCGCAAACAAAAAGTTGCCAACGCCTTGGAGGGATTTAGCGATGAAGCTGTATGGGCAGAAATACGGCGCAAGCAAAGTGGACAAGGAGACCAAGGTAAAAGTATTAAGCAAGTAGAAATTGAAACATTGCTTTCCAGCCCAGAAGAGATGGGAGAAGATGCTCCAGATGGTGACTTTTACGCCCGCGCCCGCAAGTTAACTGCTTTGCCCTCATTATTATCGTCTCGTATTCACCGGATTATTTTAGTACATCGGTTACGAGAGGTCATTGCCCAAGTCGGGTTCACCCGCTTTGAACCTGCAATGCCTGATATTGATGGCGAACTGGCACTGGATGTGCGACGGGCAGCCCTTGATATCGAACCAAGCTGGGTTCCTGCCATCGAAAACCGTGGTGAAGGTGTATTTATCAGCTTTCAAAAACAGGCAATCGAAAACTGGGTAAAGCAGCCTGCGGTGCAAAAACGTGGGCTGGAATTGTTGAGGGGCTTCGAGGTGTGGCAGAAGCGCAAGGCACTCCCAGAAGCTAAATTTCCTGGGCTACCTTATATTATGCTGCATTCTTTATCACATTTATTGATCACAGCAGTATCTCTAGAGTGTGGTTATGCTGCTTCATCAATTCGTGAACGCATTTATGTTGGTGACACTGGCTATGGAATTCTTTTATACACTGGTTCCCCTGGGTCGGAAGGAACTTTGGGAGGTCTGGTACAAATTGGCAAGCGAATTGAGTACCATCTAACTGCTGCCCTAGAATTAGGAAAGCTCTGTTCTAATGACCCTGTTTGCGCCCAACATCAGCCAGACAACGTACAAGAGGAGCGTTTTTTGCATGGTGCAGCCTGTCATGGGTGTTTATTAATTGCTGAATCTTCCTGCGAACGTGGTAACGAATTTCTTGACCGGGCGCTTGTCGTAGCTACAGTTGAGGGTTTGGGTGCTGAGTTTTTTCTCAATCAGGAATTGTCATGA